In Streptomyces nojiriensis, one genomic interval encodes:
- a CDS encoding helix-turn-helix domain-containing protein, with product MDRKLNDKDDKSKDKDGKEPLRVGVAVRKRRRALHLTLAAVSARSGLSVPFLSQIENERARPSMRSLERVADALETTAVELLAASDTARTVDLVRAGDSSGLTPFPGVRPLVRGHHQLHAMEFTGDQDAGREYQHRNDELMYVVEGACQVEAEGRAYRLESGDALFLSGGVRHRWRAVTEETRILVVAVGEHIHATSEPPSPGH from the coding sequence ATGGACCGCAAGCTGAACGACAAGGACGACAAGAGCAAGGACAAGGACGGCAAGGAGCCGCTCCGGGTGGGCGTGGCCGTACGCAAGCGGCGCCGCGCGCTCCACCTCACGCTGGCCGCCGTGTCGGCGCGCAGCGGCCTGTCGGTGCCCTTCCTGAGTCAGATAGAGAACGAGCGGGCCAGGCCCAGCATGCGCTCCCTGGAGCGGGTCGCGGACGCGCTGGAGACGACGGCCGTCGAGCTGCTGGCCGCCTCCGACACCGCGCGCACGGTGGACCTCGTACGGGCCGGTGACTCCTCCGGGCTCACCCCGTTCCCGGGCGTACGGCCCCTGGTGCGCGGGCACCACCAGCTGCACGCGATGGAGTTCACCGGGGACCAGGACGCCGGACGCGAGTACCAGCACCGCAACGACGAACTGATGTACGTGGTCGAGGGCGCCTGCCAGGTCGAAGCGGAAGGGCGGGCCTACCGGCTGGAGAGCGGGGACGCGCTGTTCCTGTCCGGCGGCGTGCGCCACCGCTGGCGGGCGGTCACCGAGGAGACCCGGATCCTGGTCGTCGCGGTGGGCGAGCACATCCACGCGACGTCCGAGCCCCCGTCCCCGGGACACTGA
- a CDS encoding LysR family transcriptional regulator encodes MGNEEWVPLAHRVPDLGALELLLAVARVGSLSGAARRLGITQPAASSRIRAMETRLGVALVDRSPRGSTLTAEGALVTDWARRVVEAAEAFDAGAQALRGRRDSRLRVAASMTIAEYLLPGWLIALRGQRPDTAVSLHAGNSAVVAERVLAHEADLGFVEGLTVPEGLDSAVIAQDRLVVAVAPGHPWARRAKGVAAAELASTPLILRERGSGTRQVLDAALASAGGLAEPLLELASTTAVKAAALSGAGPCVLSELAVGDELGARRLVEVPVSGAPLDRALRAVWPTGARPAGPARDLLSLTHRRI; translated from the coding sequence ATGGGTAATGAGGAGTGGGTTCCGCTGGCACACCGGGTACCGGACCTGGGCGCGCTGGAACTGCTGCTCGCGGTCGCGCGGGTCGGCAGCCTGAGCGGGGCGGCCCGGCGGCTGGGCATCACCCAGCCCGCGGCGAGCAGCCGGATCCGGGCGATGGAGACCCGGCTCGGCGTGGCCCTGGTGGACCGCTCGCCGCGGGGGTCGACGCTGACGGCCGAGGGCGCGCTCGTCACGGACTGGGCCCGGCGGGTGGTGGAGGCGGCGGAGGCCTTCGACGCGGGCGCGCAGGCGCTGCGCGGGCGCCGGGACTCGCGGCTGCGGGTGGCTGCCAGCATGACCATCGCGGAGTACCTGCTGCCGGGCTGGCTGATCGCCCTGCGCGGGCAGCGCCCGGACACGGCGGTGTCCCTGCACGCCGGGAACTCGGCGGTGGTCGCCGAACGGGTCCTCGCGCACGAGGCCGACCTCGGCTTCGTCGAGGGGCTGACCGTGCCCGAGGGACTGGATTCGGCGGTGATCGCGCAGGACCGCCTGGTCGTGGCGGTGGCCCCGGGGCACCCGTGGGCCCGCCGCGCCAAGGGGGTGGCGGCGGCCGAGCTGGCCTCGACCCCGCTGATCCTGCGCGAGCGGGGCTCGGGCACCCGGCAGGTCCTGGACGCCGCGCTGGCCTCGGCCGGCGGGCTGGCAGAGCCGCTGCTGGAACTGGCGTCGACCACGGCGGTGAAGGCGGCGGCGCTGAGCGGTGCGGGGCCGTGCGTGCTGTCGGAGCTGGCGGTCGGGGACGAACTGGGCGCGCGCCGGCTGGTGGAGGTCCCGGTGTCGGGCGCGCCGCTCGACCGGGCCCTGCGGGCGGTCTGGCCGACCGGTGCCCGCCCGGCGGGCCCGGCCCGTGACCTGCTCTCCCTGACGCACCGCCGGATCTAG
- a CDS encoding 5'-3' exonuclease — translation MLLDTASLYYRAYFGVPDSVKAPDGTPVNAVRGLLDFIGRLVQDHRPDDLVACMDADWRPHWRVELIPSYKAHRVAEETETGPDVEETPDTLAPQVPIIEAALDAFGIARVGVAGYEADDVIGTLTARASGPVDIVTGDRDLYQLVDDARQRRVLYPLKGVGTLQVTDEAWLREKYGVDGPGYADLALLRGDPSDGLPGVPGIGEKTAAKLLDAYGTLAGIIAAVDDPKSKLTPTQRKRLDESRPYLAVAPKVVQVASDVPLPAFDPALPTAPAQPELVDALAHRWGLGGAVARLSSVLRP, via the coding sequence ATGCTCCTGGACACCGCCTCCCTCTACTACCGCGCCTACTTCGGTGTGCCGGACTCGGTGAAGGCCCCCGACGGCACCCCGGTCAACGCCGTGCGCGGGCTGCTCGACTTCATCGGCCGGCTCGTCCAGGACCACCGGCCGGACGATCTGGTGGCGTGCATGGACGCCGACTGGCGGCCGCACTGGCGGGTGGAGCTGATCCCCTCCTACAAGGCGCACCGAGTGGCCGAGGAGACCGAGACCGGCCCCGACGTGGAGGAGACCCCGGACACGCTCGCCCCGCAGGTGCCGATCATCGAGGCGGCGCTGGACGCCTTCGGCATCGCCCGGGTCGGGGTCGCCGGATACGAGGCGGACGACGTGATCGGTACGCTCACCGCCCGCGCGAGCGGCCCGGTGGACATCGTCACCGGCGACCGGGACCTCTACCAGCTGGTGGACGACGCCCGGCAGCGACGGGTGCTGTACCCGCTGAAGGGCGTGGGCACCCTGCAGGTGACCGACGAGGCGTGGCTCCGCGAGAAGTACGGGGTGGACGGCCCCGGTTACGCGGATCTGGCGCTGCTGCGCGGCGACCCGAGCGACGGCCTGCCGGGCGTCCCCGGCATCGGCGAGAAGACGGCCGCCAAACTCCTGGACGCCTACGGCACCCTGGCCGGGATCATCGCGGCGGTCGACGATCCGAAGTCGAAGCTGACGCCGACCCAGCGCAAGCGGCTGGACGAGTCCCGGCCCTATCTGGCGGTGGCCCCGAAGGTGGTCCAAGTGGCCTCTGACGTGCCGCTTCCGGCGTTCGACCCGGCCCTTCCGACGGCTCCGGCGCAGCCCGAACTGGTGGATGCGCTAGCCCATCGGTGGGGTCTGGGGGGTGCAGTCGCTCGCCTGAGCAGCGTGCTGCGCCCATGA
- the eat gene encoding ethanolamine permease — protein MADDIEARLAAVPAPTTSPDGGDSPDEYLARRTLRRGSAGWLLLTGLGVAYVVSGDFSGWNVGLDKGGFGGLAIATVLMGAMYACLVFSLAELSTILPTAGGGYGFARRALGPWGGFLTGTAILIEYILAPAAIVIFIGDYVESLGLFGLTSSWPVYLGCFVIFIGVHLWGVGEALRFSLVVTAIAVAALLIFAVGAFTEFDASGLNDIPVDADAFGSNSWLPLGVLGIWAAFPFGMWFFLGVEGVPLAAEEAKDPVRSMPRALSISMGILALLALITFFAATGAQGADAVKAAGNPLVVALEGDGGPTALSRFVNYAGLAGLVASFFSLIYAGSRQLFALSRAGYLPRFLSLTSKRKAPYLGLIIPGAIGFALAAATGDGARMLNIAVFGATISYALMALSHIVLRRREPDLERPYRTPGGILTSSVAFVLALSALVATFLVDKDAAFIALAVYAVALAYFAIYSRHHLVASAPEEEFAALAEAEAELTRD, from the coding sequence ATGGCCGACGACATCGAGGCACGGCTCGCCGCCGTACCCGCACCCACCACATCCCCCGACGGCGGGGACAGCCCCGACGAGTACCTCGCGCGCCGGACGCTGCGCCGCGGCAGCGCCGGCTGGCTGCTGCTCACCGGCCTCGGCGTCGCCTATGTCGTCTCCGGGGACTTCTCCGGCTGGAACGTCGGCCTCGACAAGGGCGGCTTCGGCGGCCTCGCCATCGCCACCGTCCTCATGGGCGCCATGTACGCCTGTCTGGTCTTCTCGCTCGCCGAGCTGTCCACCATCCTGCCGACCGCGGGCGGCGGCTACGGCTTCGCCCGCCGCGCGCTCGGCCCGTGGGGCGGCTTCCTCACCGGCACCGCCATCCTCATCGAGTACATCCTGGCCCCGGCCGCGATCGTCATCTTCATCGGCGACTACGTCGAGTCCCTCGGCCTCTTCGGACTCACCTCCAGCTGGCCCGTCTACCTCGGCTGCTTCGTCATCTTCATCGGCGTCCACCTGTGGGGCGTGGGCGAGGCGCTCCGCTTCAGCCTCGTCGTGACGGCGATCGCCGTCGCCGCGCTGCTGATCTTCGCCGTGGGGGCCTTCACCGAGTTCGACGCCTCCGGCCTGAACGACATCCCCGTCGACGCGGACGCCTTCGGCTCGAACTCCTGGCTGCCGCTGGGCGTGCTGGGCATCTGGGCCGCGTTCCCCTTCGGCATGTGGTTCTTCCTCGGCGTGGAAGGCGTACCGCTGGCGGCCGAGGAGGCCAAGGACCCGGTCCGCTCGATGCCGAGGGCCCTCTCCATCTCCATGGGCATCCTCGCCCTGCTCGCCCTGATCACCTTCTTCGCCGCGACCGGCGCCCAGGGCGCCGACGCCGTCAAGGCCGCCGGGAACCCGCTGGTCGTGGCCCTGGAAGGGGACGGCGGTCCGACCGCGCTCAGCCGCTTCGTGAACTACGCGGGCCTGGCCGGCCTGGTGGCCTCGTTCTTCTCCCTCATCTACGCGGGCTCGCGCCAGCTCTTCGCCCTCTCCCGGGCCGGCTACCTGCCCCGCTTCCTCTCCCTCACCTCGAAGCGCAAGGCCCCGTACCTGGGTCTGATCATCCCCGGCGCGATCGGCTTCGCCCTCGCCGCGGCCACCGGCGACGGAGCCCGCATGCTCAACATCGCGGTCTTCGGCGCCACCATCTCCTATGCCCTGATGGCCCTCTCGCACATCGTGCTGCGGCGCCGGGAGCCGGACCTGGAGCGCCCGTACCGCACCCCGGGCGGGATCCTGACCTCCTCGGTGGCCTTCGTACTCGCCCTGTCGGCCCTGGTCGCCACCTTCCTGGTGGACAAGGACGCCGCGTTCATCGCCCTGGCCGTGTACGCCGTCGCCCTCGCCTACTTCGCGATCTACAGTCGGCACCACCTCGTGGCCTCGGCGCCGGAGGAGGAGTTCGCGGCCCTCGCGGAAGCCGAGGCGGAACTGACCCGCGACTGA
- a CDS encoding RluA family pseudouridine synthase, which yields MRRRAQPPPSPLPQRAGIDPVRLRLPPDSDGTWPDLGDYLAARYAGTRGADSVARLLAAGRVVGAGGRVLRAQDPYEPGAYLWFHRDMEPEPRVPFPISVVHRDAHLLVVDKPHFLATTPRGSHITETALARLREELDLPGLSPAHRLDRLTAGLVMFSVRPEDRGAYQLLFQRREVHKEYEALAPHDPELARTLPRTVRSRIEKARGVIAAVEVPGGEPNAESLVECVEARDGLGRYRLTPRTGRTHQLRVHMNSLGLPILGDPVYPQVTDPAPDDYRRPLQLLARVLAFTDPVTARAHRFESGRTLQAWDDRAGWEAGSGG from the coding sequence ATGAGACGCAGAGCCCAGCCACCCCCCTCGCCCCTCCCCCAGCGCGCCGGCATCGACCCGGTCCGGCTGCGGCTCCCGCCCGACTCGGACGGGACGTGGCCGGATCTCGGCGACTACCTCGCCGCGCGCTACGCCGGCACCCGCGGCGCCGACTCGGTCGCCCGCCTGCTGGCGGCGGGCCGGGTGGTGGGCGCCGGCGGACGGGTCCTGCGCGCGCAGGACCCGTACGAGCCGGGCGCCTACCTGTGGTTCCACCGGGACATGGAGCCCGAGCCGCGGGTGCCCTTCCCCATCTCCGTCGTCCACCGGGACGCACACCTGCTGGTCGTGGACAAGCCGCACTTCCTGGCCACCACCCCGCGCGGCTCCCACATCACCGAGACCGCCCTGGCCCGGCTCCGCGAGGAGCTGGACCTGCCCGGCCTCAGCCCCGCGCACCGGCTGGACCGGCTGACGGCGGGACTGGTGATGTTCAGCGTCCGGCCGGAGGACCGCGGCGCCTACCAGCTCCTCTTCCAGCGGCGCGAGGTGCACAAGGAGTACGAGGCCCTCGCCCCGCACGACCCGGAGCTCGCCCGCACCCTCCCGCGGACGGTCCGCAGTCGGATCGAGAAGGCCCGCGGGGTCATCGCGGCGGTCGAGGTGCCCGGCGGCGAGCCCAATGCCGAAAGCCTCGTCGAATGCGTCGAGGCCCGCGACGGGCTGGGCCGCTACCGGCTGACCCCGCGCACCGGCCGCACCCACCAGCTGCGGGTCCACATGAACAGCCTGGGCCTGCCCATCCTCGGCGACCCGGTGTACCCGCAGGTCACCGACCCGGCCCCGGACGACTACCGCCGGCCGCTGCAACTCCTGGCCCGGGTCCTGGCGTTCACCGACCCCGTGACGGCGCGCGCGCACCGCTTCGAGAGCGGCCGCACCCTCCAGGCCTGGGACGACCGCGCGGGCTGGGAGGCCGGATCCGGCGGTTAG
- a CDS encoding TDT family transporter — MATTLVRPRTHTTPAVRAHKAPALRHLGPNWYACVMGTAIVANAGATLPYQLPGQRVACQLLWALSAILLAALLTARAGHWLHHRDQARAHLLDPAVAPFYGCLAMALLAVGGGTLIVGKDLIGTGAAVAVDAVLFTTGTVIGLVMAVAVPYLMVVRHKVEPQQATPVWLLPLVAPMVSAALGPLLIPHLPAGQPRETLLLACYAMFGISLLATLLMLPLIFGRLIVVGPLPPALTPTLFLVLGPLGQSTTAVNQLADVAPGAIDGTYAGALGAFAVVYGVPVMGFALLWLALATAMLVRAARGGMGFAMTWWALTFPLGTCVTGAAGLAHHTGLTAFAWLATALFLGLLTAWLLAATHTLRGLLSGRLLTG, encoded by the coding sequence ATGGCCACCACCCTCGTGCGACCCCGCACCCACACCACTCCCGCGGTCCGGGCCCACAAGGCCCCCGCACTGCGGCACCTCGGCCCCAACTGGTACGCCTGCGTCATGGGCACGGCGATCGTCGCCAACGCCGGCGCGACCCTCCCGTACCAGCTCCCCGGCCAGCGCGTGGCCTGCCAGCTGCTCTGGGCGCTGTCCGCCATCCTCCTCGCCGCCTTGCTCACGGCCCGCGCCGGGCACTGGCTCCACCACCGCGACCAGGCCCGCGCCCACCTCCTGGACCCGGCCGTCGCCCCGTTCTACGGCTGCCTCGCGATGGCGCTGCTGGCCGTCGGCGGCGGCACCCTGATCGTCGGCAAGGACCTCATCGGGACCGGCGCCGCCGTCGCCGTGGACGCCGTGCTCTTCACCACCGGTACCGTGATCGGCCTGGTCATGGCCGTGGCCGTGCCCTACCTGATGGTCGTACGGCACAAGGTCGAGCCCCAGCAGGCCACCCCCGTCTGGCTGCTCCCCCTCGTCGCCCCCATGGTCTCCGCCGCCCTGGGCCCGCTGCTGATACCCCACCTGCCCGCCGGCCAGCCCCGCGAGACCCTGCTGCTCGCCTGCTACGCCATGTTCGGCATCAGCCTGCTGGCGACCCTGCTGATGCTGCCCCTGATCTTCGGCCGGCTGATCGTCGTCGGCCCCCTCCCGCCGGCCCTGACCCCGACCCTGTTCCTGGTCCTCGGCCCGCTCGGCCAGTCCACCACCGCCGTGAACCAGCTCGCCGACGTCGCCCCCGGGGCGATCGACGGCACCTACGCCGGCGCGCTGGGCGCCTTCGCCGTCGTCTACGGGGTCCCCGTGATGGGCTTCGCCCTGCTGTGGCTGGCACTGGCCACGGCCATGCTGGTCCGGGCGGCCCGGGGCGGCATGGGCTTCGCGATGACGTGGTGGGCCCTGACCTTCCCCCTCGGCACCTGCGTCACCGGTGCCGCCGGCCTCGCCCACCACACCGGCCTGACCGCCTTCGCCTGGCTCGCGACCGCCCTCTTCCTCGGCCTGCTGACCGCCTGGCTCCTGGCCGCCACCCACACCCTCCGCGGCCTCCTCTCCGGCCGCCTCCTGACCGGCTGA
- a CDS encoding siderophore-interacting protein → MAEGRARTVGTAVVVRTERLSPHMVRLVLGGEGLREFGAGEYTDHYVKLLFAPVGVTYPAPWDLDRIRADFPRAQWPRQRAYTVRSWDPAHLELTLDFVVHGDEGLAGPWAARVQPGELVRFLGPGGAYAPDPVAGWHLLVGDESALPAIAAAMERMPAGARVHAIVEIDGPADELKVATPDGIVPVWLHRGDRPVGEALVEAVMAMEFPSTDVHAFVHGEAGFVKDLRRHLRMERGVPRERLSISGYWRLGETDEGWRAIKRDWNASVEAEQEHRAAA, encoded by the coding sequence GTGGCAGAAGGACGCGCCCGCACCGTCGGCACCGCCGTCGTCGTACGCACCGAGCGGCTGTCGCCGCACATGGTGCGCCTCGTGCTGGGCGGTGAGGGCCTCCGGGAGTTCGGCGCGGGCGAGTACACCGACCATTACGTCAAGCTGCTGTTCGCCCCGGTGGGCGTCACCTACCCCGCGCCGTGGGACCTGGACCGGATCCGCGCGGACTTCCCCCGCGCGCAGTGGCCGCGCCAGCGCGCGTACACGGTACGGAGCTGGGACCCCGCGCACCTGGAGCTGACCCTCGACTTCGTGGTCCACGGCGACGAGGGCCTGGCCGGCCCCTGGGCGGCGCGGGTGCAGCCGGGCGAGCTCGTGCGCTTCCTCGGCCCGGGCGGCGCCTACGCCCCGGACCCGGTGGCCGGCTGGCACCTCCTGGTGGGCGACGAGAGCGCCCTGCCGGCGATCGCCGCCGCGATGGAGCGGATGCCGGCGGGCGCGCGGGTCCACGCCATCGTCGAGATCGACGGCCCGGCCGACGAGCTGAAGGTCGCCACCCCGGACGGCATCGTCCCGGTCTGGCTCCACCGCGGCGACCGCCCGGTGGGCGAGGCCCTCGTGGAGGCCGTCATGGCCATGGAGTTCCCGAGCACGGACGTCCACGCCTTCGTCCACGGCGAGGCCGGCTTCGTCAAGGACCTGCGCCGCCACCTCCGCATGGAGCGCGGCGTCCCGCGCGAGCGCCTGTCGATCTCGGGCTACTGGCGCCTGGGCGAGACGGACGAGGGCTGGCGCGCGATCAAGCGCGACTGGAACGCCTCGGTGGAAGCCGAACAGGAACACCGCGCGGCCGCGTAA
- a CDS encoding gamma-glutamyl-gamma-aminobutyrate hydrolase family protein, giving the protein MPRPLIGITTYVEDSTRYGVWDLPTSLVPTGYYELVQAAGGAAVLLPPDEPGSAAEVLSRVDGLVVAGGPDLDPVHYGAARDSRTGAPATVRDHWELALIAAALEADLPLLGICRGMQALNVALGGTLTQHIDGHFETPGAISWHPVRPVPGTRYAELVPEEAQVPTYHHQAVDRLGRGLVVSAHAVDGTVEAIEVPDPERWVLGVQWHPERDKDTRVMSALVEAAAVRTAVPVG; this is encoded by the coding sequence GTGCCCAGGCCGCTCATCGGCATCACCACCTACGTCGAGGACTCCACCCGCTACGGGGTGTGGGACCTCCCGACATCCCTCGTACCGACCGGGTACTACGAACTCGTCCAGGCGGCGGGCGGCGCGGCCGTGCTGCTCCCGCCGGACGAGCCCGGGTCGGCGGCGGAGGTGCTGAGCCGGGTGGACGGCCTGGTCGTCGCGGGCGGCCCGGACCTGGACCCGGTGCACTACGGGGCCGCGCGCGACTCCCGTACGGGCGCCCCCGCCACGGTCCGCGACCACTGGGAACTGGCCCTGATCGCCGCCGCGCTGGAGGCGGACCTGCCCCTGCTCGGCATCTGCCGGGGCATGCAGGCCCTCAACGTCGCCCTGGGCGGCACCCTGACCCAGCACATCGACGGCCACTTCGAGACCCCGGGCGCCATCTCCTGGCACCCGGTCCGCCCGGTCCCGGGCACCCGGTACGCGGAGCTGGTCCCGGAGGAGGCGCAGGTCCCGACCTACCACCACCAGGCCGTCGACCGGCTGGGCCGCGGCCTGGTGGTCTCGGCCCACGCGGTCGACGGCACGGTGGAGGCGATCGAAGTGCCCGACCCGGAGCGGTGGGTGCTGGGCGTCCAGTGGCACCCGGAGCGGGACAAGGACACGCGGGTGATGTCCGCCCTGGTCGAGGCGGCCGCCGTCCGCACCGCGGTACCGGTGGGCTGA
- a CDS encoding serine hydrolase: MRTLPSLGAAGAAVLLTAAVGVTATAAPTPPPAPTPQITDAAVDKAVARLDRTVEDMMRRTGVPGVSVAVVHDDKVVHIKGYGLRRTGESAEVGPDTVFQIASLSKPVSSTVVAGTLTDPEEWDDRAVLPGFSLKDPWVTDHVTTADLFSHRSGLPDHAGDLLEDLGYDQAYILDHLRLEPLGPFRASYAYTNFGFTAAAEAVARAKGTSWQKLSADTLFKPAGMTRTSTEFSAFAHSPDHAATHVKNADGTWSPRFVRDPDAQAPAGGVSSTATDMARWLRLQLAGGTLDGKRIIPADTLARTHLPEIVSQPTNAVGTTSFYGLGWNVGYDGAGRVRLSHSGAFELGANTNVTMLPLEQLGIVVLTNGAPVGLPDAVALDFLDYAEHGKVSTDWLALAASAYATALAPPDGSTTDYAHPPAGAQPARDSAAYTGTYDNPYYGKATVTADDNGALTLALGPEPLRFPLTHYDGDTFSFMTAGENAVGRTGVIFADGTLRIEYLDADHLGTFTQR, from the coding sequence ATGCGTACGCTCCCGTCGCTCGGGGCAGCAGGGGCCGCCGTCCTCCTGACCGCGGCGGTCGGCGTCACGGCCACCGCCGCACCCACCCCGCCCCCCGCCCCGACGCCCCAGATCACGGACGCCGCCGTCGACAAGGCCGTCGCCCGCCTCGACCGCACGGTCGAGGACATGATGCGCCGCACCGGTGTCCCCGGCGTGTCCGTGGCCGTGGTCCACGACGACAAGGTCGTCCACATCAAGGGCTACGGGCTCCGCAGGACCGGCGAGAGCGCCGAGGTCGGGCCCGACACCGTCTTCCAGATCGCCTCGCTCTCCAAGCCGGTCTCCTCCACCGTCGTGGCCGGCACCCTCACGGACCCCGAGGAGTGGGACGACCGCGCCGTCCTGCCCGGGTTCTCCCTGAAGGACCCCTGGGTCACCGACCACGTCACCACCGCCGACCTGTTCTCCCACCGCAGCGGCCTCCCCGACCACGCCGGCGACCTCCTCGAAGACCTCGGCTACGACCAGGCGTACATCCTGGACCACCTGCGCCTGGAGCCCCTCGGCCCGTTCCGGGCGAGCTACGCCTACACCAACTTCGGGTTCACCGCGGCCGCCGAGGCCGTCGCCCGCGCCAAGGGCACCAGCTGGCAGAAGCTCAGCGCCGACACCCTCTTCAAGCCCGCCGGCATGACCCGTACGAGCACCGAGTTCTCCGCCTTCGCCCACTCCCCCGACCACGCCGCCACCCACGTCAAGAACGCTGATGGCACCTGGAGCCCGCGCTTCGTCCGCGACCCGGACGCCCAGGCCCCGGCCGGCGGTGTCAGTTCCACGGCCACCGACATGGCCCGCTGGCTGCGGCTGCAGCTGGCCGGCGGCACCCTCGACGGGAAGCGGATCATCCCCGCCGACACCCTCGCCCGGACCCACCTGCCCGAGATCGTGTCGCAGCCGACCAACGCCGTCGGCACCACCAGCTTCTACGGTCTCGGCTGGAACGTCGGCTACGACGGCGCCGGCCGCGTGCGCCTGAGCCACTCCGGCGCCTTCGAGCTCGGCGCGAACACCAACGTCACCATGCTCCCGCTGGAGCAGCTCGGCATCGTCGTGCTGACCAACGGCGCCCCGGTCGGCCTGCCCGACGCCGTGGCCCTGGACTTCCTCGACTACGCCGAGCACGGCAAGGTCTCCACGGACTGGCTCGCCCTCGCCGCCTCCGCCTACGCGACGGCTCTCGCACCCCCGGACGGGTCGACCACCGACTACGCCCACCCGCCCGCCGGGGCGCAGCCGGCCCGGGACAGCGCCGCGTACACCGGAACCTACGACAACCCCTACTACGGCAAGGCCACCGTGACCGCCGACGACAACGGCGCGCTCACCCTCGCGCTCGGCCCCGAGCCGCTGCGCTTCCCGTTGACCCACTACGACGGGGACACCTTCAGCTTCATGACCGCGGGCGAGAACGCGGTCGGCCGCACCGGGGTGATCTTCGCCGACGGCACCCTGCGCATCGAATACCTCGACGCCGACCACCTGGGCACTTTCACCCAGCGGTAG
- a CDS encoding helical backbone metal receptor, whose product MRRVVSLVPSLTEAVAVSAPGLLVGVTDWCTHPGDLGDAVRIGGTKNPDVRGIAELRPDLVIANEEENRAPDLAALRAAGVEVLVTEVRDLPQALRELDRVLVGALGLTRPGWLTDAERAWARVEPLAELTAFVPIWRRPWMVLGRDTFAGDLLARLGVRNVYAGHPERYPRVPVEELAGAGCDLVVLPDEPYRFTREDGPEAFPGLPAALVDGRHLTWYGPSLAGAPGVLAAALRAAR is encoded by the coding sequence GTGCGGCGGGTCGTCTCGCTGGTGCCCTCGCTGACCGAGGCGGTGGCCGTGAGCGCACCGGGGCTGCTGGTCGGGGTCACCGACTGGTGCACGCACCCCGGGGACCTCGGGGACGCGGTGCGGATCGGGGGGACGAAGAACCCCGACGTGCGCGGGATCGCGGAGCTCCGGCCGGACCTGGTGATCGCCAACGAGGAGGAGAACAGGGCCCCGGACCTGGCGGCGCTGCGCGCGGCCGGGGTGGAGGTGCTGGTCACCGAGGTCCGGGACCTGCCGCAGGCGCTGCGGGAGCTTGACCGGGTGCTGGTGGGGGCGCTGGGGTTGACGAGGCCGGGGTGGCTGACGGACGCGGAGCGGGCGTGGGCCCGGGTGGAGCCGCTCGCGGAGCTCACCGCTTTCGTGCCGATCTGGCGGCGGCCGTGGATGGTGCTCGGCCGGGACACCTTCGCCGGGGACCTGCTCGCGCGGCTCGGGGTCCGCAACGTCTACGCCGGGCACCCGGAGCGGTATCCCCGCGTGCCGGTGGAGGAACTCGCGGGGGCCGGCTGCGATCTGGTGGTGCTCCCGGACGAGCCGTACCGCTTCACGCGTGAGGACGGCCCGGAGGCCTTCCCGGGCCTGCCCGCCGCGCTCGTCGACGGCCGGCACCTGACCTGGTACGGGCCCTCGCTGGCCGGGGCGCCGGGGGTGCTGGCGGCAGCGCTGCGCGCGGCGCGGTAG
- a CDS encoding FadR/GntR family transcriptional regulator: MTDTTSEGDAVARLNPVLRQVRAGNGFEEALQQILQVVRLGLVPGGERLPPERELAERMGISRVTLREVLKVLQDQGLVEARRGRYGGTFVLSRPDTPAGGAEEELRRRVAGVDIEDVLRFREVLEVGAAGLCASQGLTEEGTERLLGALAATHDAPLADYRRQDTLFHLTLCELAGSATLTAQYAAVRATVNDLLDCIPLLVRNLEHSQQQHSTLVEAVLEGDAAGARETMREHCCGTAALLRGFLT, translated from the coding sequence ATGACCGATACGACGAGCGAAGGCGACGCCGTCGCGCGACTGAATCCCGTGCTGCGGCAGGTGCGGGCGGGCAACGGTTTCGAGGAGGCACTGCAGCAGATCCTCCAGGTGGTCCGGCTGGGTCTGGTCCCGGGCGGCGAACGGCTTCCGCCCGAGCGCGAGCTGGCCGAGCGCATGGGGATCAGCCGGGTGACCCTGCGCGAGGTGCTGAAGGTGCTGCAGGACCAGGGGCTCGTGGAGGCCCGGCGCGGGCGGTACGGCGGAACGTTCGTGCTGTCCCGGCCCGACACCCCGGCCGGCGGCGCCGAGGAGGAGCTGCGCCGGCGTGTCGCGGGGGTGGACATCGAGGACGTCCTGCGGTTCCGCGAGGTCCTGGAGGTGGGGGCGGCCGGACTGTGCGCCTCCCAGGGACTGACCGAGGAGGGCACCGAACGGCTGCTCGGCGCCCTGGCCGCCACCCACGACGCCCCGCTCGCCGACTACCGCCGCCAGGACACGCTCTTCCACCTCACCCTGTGCGAACTGGCCGGGTCCGCCACCCTGACGGCCCAGTACGCCGCCGTCCGGGCCACCGTGAACGACCTGCTGGACTGCATCCCGCTGCTCGTGCGGAACCTGGAGCACTCCCAGCAGCAGCACAGCACGCTGGTGGAGGCGGTGCTGGAGGGCGACGCGGCCGGGGCCCGGGAGACCATGCGCGAGCACTGCTGCGGCACGGCCGCGCTGCTGCGGGGCTTCCTGACCTGA